Part of the Alkalibaculum bacchi genome is shown below.
CTCAAACTTCGCACATAAATAATTGAATACAAGTATTGGAATTCCGGGTTTACAGGTATAAAAATAGCATGAAAACACCAGATTTGTTATAATTGAGTTTGCGAAAAACAAATAAACAACCTGGAGGCTCATGCTATGAAAATTATAACACAAACCAACCCAGACTTAAATTCTAATTCGAAACTTGTCACTCGTTTTTTGAAAAAATATCAAATAGGCGCATTGCTGAAAGCATGCAATGCCTACAAAACTAAAGGTTTTTCGGTGGTTTCCGTTTTTGAATATCTGTTAAGCATCGTCTTTATCAATCGTTCCATGTACATGAATTACGTCACCAACCACTATTGTCCAGAGTTCAAGAAGGATACTGTGTACCGATTTATGAATTCTCCCAAAATTCACTGGCAAAAGTTTACCACGTTGCTTGCTGCTAAGGTGACTAATCAAAGTATTACTCGACTTACCCATGAATCCAGGGAGAATGTCTTAATCATCGACGATACCCTGTTTGAACGAAATCGTTCGAAAAACGTAGAGCTGCTCTCCAGGGTTTTCGATCATGTAAAACATCGCTACACGAAAGGATTCCGATTGCTTACTCTAGGCTGGTCTGATGGTAATACTTTCATTCCAGTTGCCGGGTCACTGCTCTCTTCTTCAAATGATAAAAATCTTCTGAATGAAGCTAAGGGCAATCTCGACAATCGAAGCATTGCGGCAAAACGAAGACTTCAGTCTAAGCGTAAAGCTACAACTGTCATGATAGAGCTTATCAAAACTGCCTTGAAATCAGGGATCAGTGCAAAATATGTGCTATTCGACACTTGGTTTTGCAGTCCTTCTTCGCTAATAGCAGTGAAGAAAACAGGAATTGACGCCATCGCAATGGCAAAGAAAACATCCAAAGTCCACTATTTCTTTAACGGAGAGAAGAAGTCCGTTAAAGAAATCTACACATCCTGCAAAAAACGTAGGGGCAGATCCAGATACTTACTTTCAGTGGATGCCTCAGTGCAAAAAGATGATGTCATCATTCCACTTAAGCTTGTATTTG
Proteins encoded:
- a CDS encoding IS4 family transposase is translated as MKIITQTNPDLNSNSKLVTRFLKKYQIGALLKACNAYKTKGFSVVSVFEYLLSIVFINRSMYMNYVTNHYCPEFKKDTVYRFMNSPKIHWQKFTTLLAAKVTNQSITRLTHESRENVLIIDDTLFERNRSKNVELLSRVFDHVKHRYTKGFRLLTLGWSDGNTFIPVAGSLLSSSNDKNLLNEAKGNLDNRSIAAKRRLQSKRKATTVMIELIKTALKSGISAKYVLFDTWFCSPSSLIAVKKTGIDAIAMAKKTSKVHYFFNGEKKSVKEIYTSCKKRRGRSRYLLSVDASVQKDDVIIPLKLVFVRNRNNRKDYLVLVTTDPTLSEDEVIRIYGKRWGIEVFFKVCKSYLKLTKSFRGLSFDAQTAYVAIVFTRYTVLSIENRFHIDERSIGELFYWACDELADITYQESYQLLVEIMLCAIQDVLRLDDDKVEDLLEKFVQNLPHMIKNNLKCCA